The Gouania willdenowi chromosome 3, fGouWil2.1, whole genome shotgun sequence genome includes a region encoding these proteins:
- the LOC114454872 gene encoding CREB-regulated transcription coactivator 3-like isoform X1 has translation MSASPPADPPTDRSMSGSPGTGGSNPRKFSEKIALHNQKQAEETRAFEQLMTDLTVSRVQFQKVQQLRLTQSRAQYYGGSLPNVNQIGNTSTEFQGGFHSGLDSVRGTRHHGLVERVHRERNRINSPHHRPVDKHGRQMDSSPYGAVYLSPPPDNSWRREQRPWTEEKRPGFRLISQLNRTNSDSALHTSAMNQNPQDPFGPNQQISRGPQRNGWRAVGVNDEVEGSADIFSFSGLPSKENLMGVGKPLPKQLWEAKKVQSLASRPKSCEVPGINIFPSPEQNPSLSQYQGILSTGGSLPDLSNLQFPSPLSTPLDPDDGGAYNNLSGGSSTGNLPAAMMHLGIWNSQGLSSSLSNPSIQTSLANCQLHSSLSSPSIHSSLSGPSVHSSLRLSGSSPRRRPTPISPLTLSPGVSKQLSPTMSPTLSPITQGVALDTSHLPREPPPPYPMYQQHQHAVDQGRQRHHTQHTQQQQHTQQQQHTQHQQHTHHTQQQQQHHQPVSPLHNISLDFNTNQHNNMALFSDSFMEFRQNKNLPYQMDQFGLLEHSMSGSVGGSCLDPSSSSLFGVQQPPNRTNMLYSHCGGNLPNIILTDDSLSTVPECLDTDGGFSLDDGLRIEPLSLDGLSMLSDPDMVLPDPSVEETFRSDRL, from the exons ATGAGCGCTTCTCCTCCCGCTGACCCACCCACCGACCGCAGCATGTCCGGCTCTCCCGGCACCGGGGGCTCTAACCCCCGCAAGTTCAGCGAGAAGATCGCCCTGCACAACCAGAAACAGGCTGAGGAGACCCGGGCCTTCGAGCAGCTGATGACGGACCTCACTGTGTCCAGG GTCCAGTTTCAGAAGGTCCAGCAGCTCCGTCTGACCCAGTCTAGAGCTCAGTACTACGGAGGATCTCTGCCTAACGTCAACCAGATTGGAAACACCAGCACTGAGTTTCAG GGCGGGTTCCACTCAGGGTTGGACTCGGTCAGAGGGACTCGTCACCATGGTTTGGTAGAGAGAGTTCACCGGGAACGCAACCGTATCAACTCCCCTCACCACCGCCCCGTGGACAAGCACGGACGCCAG ATGGACAGTTCTCCATATGGAGCCGTGtatctttctcctcctcctgacaacaGCTGGAGACG GGAGCAGCGGCCGTGGACGGAGGAAAAGAGACCTGGCTTTAGATTAATATCACAACTCAAcag GACAAACTCAGACTCTGCTCTACACACCAGTGCCATGAACCAGAACCCTCAGGACCCGTTTGGACCCAACCAGCAGATCAGCAGAGGACCTCAGCGCAATG GTTGGCGTGCAGTGGGTGTGAATGATGAGGTGGAAGGATCTGCAGACA ttttttccttttctggACTTCCCAGTAAAGAGAATCTGATGGGAGTGGGTAAACCTCTTCCTAAGCAGCTGTGGGAGGCAAAGAAG GTTCAGTCTCTGGCATCGAGGCCCAAATCCTGTGAAGTTCCAGGAATAAA TATCTTCCCGTCTCCGGAGCAGAATCCCAGTCTATCCCAGTATCAGGGCATCCTGAGCACTGGGGGCTCTCTGCCCGACCTCAGTAACCTACAGTTCCCCTCCCCCCTGTCCACCCCCCTGGATCCGGATGACGGCGGCGCCTACAACAACCTGAGCGGGGGCAGCAGCACAGGAAACCTGCCCGCAGCCATGATGCACCTCGGCATCTGGAactcccagg GTCTGTCCTCGTCTCTCAGTAACCCGTCCATCCAAACGTCCCTCGCCAACTGTCAGCTGCACTCGTCCCTCAgcagtccatccatccactcatcCCTCAGCGGTCCATCCGTCCACTCGTCCCTGCGTCTGTCCGGCAGCTCTCCGAGGAGACGGCCGACGCCCATCAGCCCCCTCACCCTGTCCCCCGGGGTGAGCAAGCAGCTGTCCCCCACCATGTCTCCAACGCTGTCCCCCATCACACAG GGCGTGGCTTTAGACACCAGTCACCTACCCAGGGAGCCGCCCCCCCCTTACCCAATGTATCAGCAACACCAGCACGCAGTGGACCAGGGACGCCAACGCcaccacacacaacacacacagcagcaacaacacacacagcagcaacaacacacacagcatcaacaacacacacatcatacacaacagcaacaacaacatcatCAACCAGTTTCTCCTCTTCACAACATTTCTCTGGACTTCAACACCAACCAG CACAACAACATGGCTCTGTTCAGTGATTCGTTCATGGAGTTCCGTCAGAACAAGAACCTTCCTTATCAG ATGGATCAATTTGGCCTTCTGGAACATTCCATGAGTGGGTCGGTGGGTGGGTCCTGTTTGGACCCATCCTCGTCCTCTCTCTTTGGGGTCCAGCAGCCTCCCAACAGAACTAACATGCTCTACTCACACTGTGGAGGGAACCTGCCCAACATCATCCTCACCG atGACTCTCTGTCTACGGTGCCTGAGTGCCTCGACACAGACGGAGGCTTCTCATTGGACGATGGACTGCGCATCGAGCCGCTCAGCCTGGATGGACTGAGCATGCTCAGTGACCCTGACATGGTGCTGCCTGACCCCTCGGTGGAGGAGACTTTCAGGAGCGACAGACTCTGA
- the LOC114454872 gene encoding CREB-regulated transcription coactivator 3-like isoform X2, whose product MSASPPADPPTDRSMSGSPGTGGSNPRKFSEKIALHNQKQAEETRAFEQLMTDLTVSRVQFQKVQQLRLTQSRAQYYGGSLPNVNQIGNTSTEFQGGFHSGLDSVRGTRHHGLVERVHRERNRINSPHHRPVDKHGRQMDSSPYGAVYLSPPPDNSWRREQRPWTEEKRPGFRLISQLNRTNSDSALHTSAMNQNPQDPFGPNQQISRGPQRNVGVNDEVEGSADIFSFSGLPSKENLMGVGKPLPKQLWEAKKVQSLASRPKSCEVPGINIFPSPEQNPSLSQYQGILSTGGSLPDLSNLQFPSPLSTPLDPDDGGAYNNLSGGSSTGNLPAAMMHLGIWNSQGLSSSLSNPSIQTSLANCQLHSSLSSPSIHSSLSGPSVHSSLRLSGSSPRRRPTPISPLTLSPGVSKQLSPTMSPTLSPITQGVALDTSHLPREPPPPYPMYQQHQHAVDQGRQRHHTQHTQQQQHTQQQQHTQHQQHTHHTQQQQQHHQPVSPLHNISLDFNTNQHNNMALFSDSFMEFRQNKNLPYQMDQFGLLEHSMSGSVGGSCLDPSSSSLFGVQQPPNRTNMLYSHCGGNLPNIILTDDSLSTVPECLDTDGGFSLDDGLRIEPLSLDGLSMLSDPDMVLPDPSVEETFRSDRL is encoded by the exons ATGAGCGCTTCTCCTCCCGCTGACCCACCCACCGACCGCAGCATGTCCGGCTCTCCCGGCACCGGGGGCTCTAACCCCCGCAAGTTCAGCGAGAAGATCGCCCTGCACAACCAGAAACAGGCTGAGGAGACCCGGGCCTTCGAGCAGCTGATGACGGACCTCACTGTGTCCAGG GTCCAGTTTCAGAAGGTCCAGCAGCTCCGTCTGACCCAGTCTAGAGCTCAGTACTACGGAGGATCTCTGCCTAACGTCAACCAGATTGGAAACACCAGCACTGAGTTTCAG GGCGGGTTCCACTCAGGGTTGGACTCGGTCAGAGGGACTCGTCACCATGGTTTGGTAGAGAGAGTTCACCGGGAACGCAACCGTATCAACTCCCCTCACCACCGCCCCGTGGACAAGCACGGACGCCAG ATGGACAGTTCTCCATATGGAGCCGTGtatctttctcctcctcctgacaacaGCTGGAGACG GGAGCAGCGGCCGTGGACGGAGGAAAAGAGACCTGGCTTTAGATTAATATCACAACTCAAcag GACAAACTCAGACTCTGCTCTACACACCAGTGCCATGAACCAGAACCCTCAGGACCCGTTTGGACCCAACCAGCAGATCAGCAGAGGACCTCAGCGCAATG TGGGTGTGAATGATGAGGTGGAAGGATCTGCAGACA ttttttccttttctggACTTCCCAGTAAAGAGAATCTGATGGGAGTGGGTAAACCTCTTCCTAAGCAGCTGTGGGAGGCAAAGAAG GTTCAGTCTCTGGCATCGAGGCCCAAATCCTGTGAAGTTCCAGGAATAAA TATCTTCCCGTCTCCGGAGCAGAATCCCAGTCTATCCCAGTATCAGGGCATCCTGAGCACTGGGGGCTCTCTGCCCGACCTCAGTAACCTACAGTTCCCCTCCCCCCTGTCCACCCCCCTGGATCCGGATGACGGCGGCGCCTACAACAACCTGAGCGGGGGCAGCAGCACAGGAAACCTGCCCGCAGCCATGATGCACCTCGGCATCTGGAactcccagg GTCTGTCCTCGTCTCTCAGTAACCCGTCCATCCAAACGTCCCTCGCCAACTGTCAGCTGCACTCGTCCCTCAgcagtccatccatccactcatcCCTCAGCGGTCCATCCGTCCACTCGTCCCTGCGTCTGTCCGGCAGCTCTCCGAGGAGACGGCCGACGCCCATCAGCCCCCTCACCCTGTCCCCCGGGGTGAGCAAGCAGCTGTCCCCCACCATGTCTCCAACGCTGTCCCCCATCACACAG GGCGTGGCTTTAGACACCAGTCACCTACCCAGGGAGCCGCCCCCCCCTTACCCAATGTATCAGCAACACCAGCACGCAGTGGACCAGGGACGCCAACGCcaccacacacaacacacacagcagcaacaacacacacagcagcaacaacacacacagcatcaacaacacacacatcatacacaacagcaacaacaacatcatCAACCAGTTTCTCCTCTTCACAACATTTCTCTGGACTTCAACACCAACCAG CACAACAACATGGCTCTGTTCAGTGATTCGTTCATGGAGTTCCGTCAGAACAAGAACCTTCCTTATCAG ATGGATCAATTTGGCCTTCTGGAACATTCCATGAGTGGGTCGGTGGGTGGGTCCTGTTTGGACCCATCCTCGTCCTCTCTCTTTGGGGTCCAGCAGCCTCCCAACAGAACTAACATGCTCTACTCACACTGTGGAGGGAACCTGCCCAACATCATCCTCACCG atGACTCTCTGTCTACGGTGCCTGAGTGCCTCGACACAGACGGAGGCTTCTCATTGGACGATGGACTGCGCATCGAGCCGCTCAGCCTGGATGGACTGAGCATGCTCAGTGACCCTGACATGGTGCTGCCTGACCCCTCGGTGGAGGAGACTTTCAGGAGCGACAGACTCTGA
- the LOC114454872 gene encoding CREB-regulated transcription coactivator 3-like isoform X4, with amino-acid sequence MSASPPADPPTDRSMSGSPGTGGSNPRKFSEKIALHNQKQAEETRAFEQLMTDLTVSRVQFQKVQQLRLTQSRAQYYGGSLPNVNQIGNTSTEFQGGFHSGLDSVRGTRHHGLVERVHRERNRINSPHHRPVDKHGRQMDSSPYGAVYLSPPPDNSWRRTNSDSALHTSAMNQNPQDPFGPNQQISRGPQRNVGVNDEVEGSADIFSFSGLPSKENLMGVGKPLPKQLWEAKKVQSLASRPKSCEVPGINIFPSPEQNPSLSQYQGILSTGGSLPDLSNLQFPSPLSTPLDPDDGGAYNNLSGGSSTGNLPAAMMHLGIWNSQGLSSSLSNPSIQTSLANCQLHSSLSSPSIHSSLSGPSVHSSLRLSGSSPRRRPTPISPLTLSPGVSKQLSPTMSPTLSPITQGVALDTSHLPREPPPPYPMYQQHQHAVDQGRQRHHTQHTQQQQHTQQQQHTQHQQHTHHTQQQQQHHQPVSPLHNISLDFNTNQHNNMALFSDSFMEFRQNKNLPYQMDQFGLLEHSMSGSVGGSCLDPSSSSLFGVQQPPNRTNMLYSHCGGNLPNIILTDDSLSTVPECLDTDGGFSLDDGLRIEPLSLDGLSMLSDPDMVLPDPSVEETFRSDRL; translated from the exons ATGAGCGCTTCTCCTCCCGCTGACCCACCCACCGACCGCAGCATGTCCGGCTCTCCCGGCACCGGGGGCTCTAACCCCCGCAAGTTCAGCGAGAAGATCGCCCTGCACAACCAGAAACAGGCTGAGGAGACCCGGGCCTTCGAGCAGCTGATGACGGACCTCACTGTGTCCAGG GTCCAGTTTCAGAAGGTCCAGCAGCTCCGTCTGACCCAGTCTAGAGCTCAGTACTACGGAGGATCTCTGCCTAACGTCAACCAGATTGGAAACACCAGCACTGAGTTTCAG GGCGGGTTCCACTCAGGGTTGGACTCGGTCAGAGGGACTCGTCACCATGGTTTGGTAGAGAGAGTTCACCGGGAACGCAACCGTATCAACTCCCCTCACCACCGCCCCGTGGACAAGCACGGACGCCAG ATGGACAGTTCTCCATATGGAGCCGTGtatctttctcctcctcctgacaacaGCTGGAGACG GACAAACTCAGACTCTGCTCTACACACCAGTGCCATGAACCAGAACCCTCAGGACCCGTTTGGACCCAACCAGCAGATCAGCAGAGGACCTCAGCGCAATG TGGGTGTGAATGATGAGGTGGAAGGATCTGCAGACA ttttttccttttctggACTTCCCAGTAAAGAGAATCTGATGGGAGTGGGTAAACCTCTTCCTAAGCAGCTGTGGGAGGCAAAGAAG GTTCAGTCTCTGGCATCGAGGCCCAAATCCTGTGAAGTTCCAGGAATAAA TATCTTCCCGTCTCCGGAGCAGAATCCCAGTCTATCCCAGTATCAGGGCATCCTGAGCACTGGGGGCTCTCTGCCCGACCTCAGTAACCTACAGTTCCCCTCCCCCCTGTCCACCCCCCTGGATCCGGATGACGGCGGCGCCTACAACAACCTGAGCGGGGGCAGCAGCACAGGAAACCTGCCCGCAGCCATGATGCACCTCGGCATCTGGAactcccagg GTCTGTCCTCGTCTCTCAGTAACCCGTCCATCCAAACGTCCCTCGCCAACTGTCAGCTGCACTCGTCCCTCAgcagtccatccatccactcatcCCTCAGCGGTCCATCCGTCCACTCGTCCCTGCGTCTGTCCGGCAGCTCTCCGAGGAGACGGCCGACGCCCATCAGCCCCCTCACCCTGTCCCCCGGGGTGAGCAAGCAGCTGTCCCCCACCATGTCTCCAACGCTGTCCCCCATCACACAG GGCGTGGCTTTAGACACCAGTCACCTACCCAGGGAGCCGCCCCCCCCTTACCCAATGTATCAGCAACACCAGCACGCAGTGGACCAGGGACGCCAACGCcaccacacacaacacacacagcagcaacaacacacacagcagcaacaacacacacagcatcaacaacacacacatcatacacaacagcaacaacaacatcatCAACCAGTTTCTCCTCTTCACAACATTTCTCTGGACTTCAACACCAACCAG CACAACAACATGGCTCTGTTCAGTGATTCGTTCATGGAGTTCCGTCAGAACAAGAACCTTCCTTATCAG ATGGATCAATTTGGCCTTCTGGAACATTCCATGAGTGGGTCGGTGGGTGGGTCCTGTTTGGACCCATCCTCGTCCTCTCTCTTTGGGGTCCAGCAGCCTCCCAACAGAACTAACATGCTCTACTCACACTGTGGAGGGAACCTGCCCAACATCATCCTCACCG atGACTCTCTGTCTACGGTGCCTGAGTGCCTCGACACAGACGGAGGCTTCTCATTGGACGATGGACTGCGCATCGAGCCGCTCAGCCTGGATGGACTGAGCATGCTCAGTGACCCTGACATGGTGCTGCCTGACCCCTCGGTGGAGGAGACTTTCAGGAGCGACAGACTCTGA
- the LOC114454872 gene encoding CREB-regulated transcription coactivator 3-like isoform X3 has protein sequence MSASPPADPPTDRSMSGSPGTGGSNPRKFSEKIALHNQKQAEETRAFEQLMTDLTVSRVQFQKVQQLRLTQSRAQYYGGSLPNVNQIGNTSTEFQGGFHSGLDSVRGTRHHGLVERVHRERNRINSPHHRPVDKHGRQMDSSPYGAVYLSPPPDNSWRRTNSDSALHTSAMNQNPQDPFGPNQQISRGPQRNGWRAVGVNDEVEGSADIFSFSGLPSKENLMGVGKPLPKQLWEAKKVQSLASRPKSCEVPGINIFPSPEQNPSLSQYQGILSTGGSLPDLSNLQFPSPLSTPLDPDDGGAYNNLSGGSSTGNLPAAMMHLGIWNSQGLSSSLSNPSIQTSLANCQLHSSLSSPSIHSSLSGPSVHSSLRLSGSSPRRRPTPISPLTLSPGVSKQLSPTMSPTLSPITQGVALDTSHLPREPPPPYPMYQQHQHAVDQGRQRHHTQHTQQQQHTQQQQHTQHQQHTHHTQQQQQHHQPVSPLHNISLDFNTNQHNNMALFSDSFMEFRQNKNLPYQMDQFGLLEHSMSGSVGGSCLDPSSSSLFGVQQPPNRTNMLYSHCGGNLPNIILTDDSLSTVPECLDTDGGFSLDDGLRIEPLSLDGLSMLSDPDMVLPDPSVEETFRSDRL, from the exons ATGAGCGCTTCTCCTCCCGCTGACCCACCCACCGACCGCAGCATGTCCGGCTCTCCCGGCACCGGGGGCTCTAACCCCCGCAAGTTCAGCGAGAAGATCGCCCTGCACAACCAGAAACAGGCTGAGGAGACCCGGGCCTTCGAGCAGCTGATGACGGACCTCACTGTGTCCAGG GTCCAGTTTCAGAAGGTCCAGCAGCTCCGTCTGACCCAGTCTAGAGCTCAGTACTACGGAGGATCTCTGCCTAACGTCAACCAGATTGGAAACACCAGCACTGAGTTTCAG GGCGGGTTCCACTCAGGGTTGGACTCGGTCAGAGGGACTCGTCACCATGGTTTGGTAGAGAGAGTTCACCGGGAACGCAACCGTATCAACTCCCCTCACCACCGCCCCGTGGACAAGCACGGACGCCAG ATGGACAGTTCTCCATATGGAGCCGTGtatctttctcctcctcctgacaacaGCTGGAGACG GACAAACTCAGACTCTGCTCTACACACCAGTGCCATGAACCAGAACCCTCAGGACCCGTTTGGACCCAACCAGCAGATCAGCAGAGGACCTCAGCGCAATG GTTGGCGTGCAGTGGGTGTGAATGATGAGGTGGAAGGATCTGCAGACA ttttttccttttctggACTTCCCAGTAAAGAGAATCTGATGGGAGTGGGTAAACCTCTTCCTAAGCAGCTGTGGGAGGCAAAGAAG GTTCAGTCTCTGGCATCGAGGCCCAAATCCTGTGAAGTTCCAGGAATAAA TATCTTCCCGTCTCCGGAGCAGAATCCCAGTCTATCCCAGTATCAGGGCATCCTGAGCACTGGGGGCTCTCTGCCCGACCTCAGTAACCTACAGTTCCCCTCCCCCCTGTCCACCCCCCTGGATCCGGATGACGGCGGCGCCTACAACAACCTGAGCGGGGGCAGCAGCACAGGAAACCTGCCCGCAGCCATGATGCACCTCGGCATCTGGAactcccagg GTCTGTCCTCGTCTCTCAGTAACCCGTCCATCCAAACGTCCCTCGCCAACTGTCAGCTGCACTCGTCCCTCAgcagtccatccatccactcatcCCTCAGCGGTCCATCCGTCCACTCGTCCCTGCGTCTGTCCGGCAGCTCTCCGAGGAGACGGCCGACGCCCATCAGCCCCCTCACCCTGTCCCCCGGGGTGAGCAAGCAGCTGTCCCCCACCATGTCTCCAACGCTGTCCCCCATCACACAG GGCGTGGCTTTAGACACCAGTCACCTACCCAGGGAGCCGCCCCCCCCTTACCCAATGTATCAGCAACACCAGCACGCAGTGGACCAGGGACGCCAACGCcaccacacacaacacacacagcagcaacaacacacacagcagcaacaacacacacagcatcaacaacacacacatcatacacaacagcaacaacaacatcatCAACCAGTTTCTCCTCTTCACAACATTTCTCTGGACTTCAACACCAACCAG CACAACAACATGGCTCTGTTCAGTGATTCGTTCATGGAGTTCCGTCAGAACAAGAACCTTCCTTATCAG ATGGATCAATTTGGCCTTCTGGAACATTCCATGAGTGGGTCGGTGGGTGGGTCCTGTTTGGACCCATCCTCGTCCTCTCTCTTTGGGGTCCAGCAGCCTCCCAACAGAACTAACATGCTCTACTCACACTGTGGAGGGAACCTGCCCAACATCATCCTCACCG atGACTCTCTGTCTACGGTGCCTGAGTGCCTCGACACAGACGGAGGCTTCTCATTGGACGATGGACTGCGCATCGAGCCGCTCAGCCTGGATGGACTGAGCATGCTCAGTGACCCTGACATGGTGCTGCCTGACCCCTCGGTGGAGGAGACTTTCAGGAGCGACAGACTCTGA